One Ficedula albicollis isolate OC2 chromosome Z, FicAlb1.5, whole genome shotgun sequence DNA window includes the following coding sequences:
- the GOLM1 gene encoding Golgi membrane protein 1 isoform X2, protein MVGLGNSCRGMKSPPLLMAALVACIIVLGFNYWIASSRSMDLQDRVMDLEGKVRRAAAERGAVEQKKNEFQGELEKQRQQIDKIQSLHSFQMENANRVHQEEKAVLMSNITVNDRLIQSLREHLKELQTEYGKLQLDVYWFQKNQTNLQRKFSYDLSQCINQMKELKEQCEERIDELTKKSSDVPQIKENKDLTEDSQVDTQLSALKQTGFKQADLKQQKSSEDVPKAVPTVRKTDLMQAQERTDSLTDIRKQEPKGEEEQLSSQLEKPQESLKATAGHKEMPPESEKKPNPPEDEKHVARQDTLEPAAEQAASKEIEREELLNYDDKQDDLPPGKADKQEREAANQDKDVDYNLDVNEAESETDKQAALAGIENVQNPEDLKNHLPDHDEGQQKL, encoded by the exons ATGGTAGGACTAGGAAACAGCTGTCGCGGGATGAAGTCTCCACCACTCCTCATGGCTGCACTTGTGGCATGCATAATTGTTTTGGGTTTCAATTACTGGATTGCAAGTTCTCGAAGCATGGATCTGCAG GATCGAGTCATGGATCTGGAAGGCAAGGTCCGCAGGGCAGCAGCGGAGAGGGGTGCTGTGGAGCAAAAAAAGAATGAATTCCAAGGGGAGCTTGAGAAGCAGCGACAGCAGATCGACAAAATCCAGTCCTTGCACAGCTTTCAGATGGAAAATGCCAACAGAGTACACCAGGAAGAGAAG GCAGTGCTGATGAGTAACATCACAGTAAATGATCGATTGATTCAGAGTCTACGAG AACACTTGAAAGAGTTACAGACAGAATATGGAAAGCTACAGCTGGATGTTTACTGGTTTCAAAAGAACCAGACTAACCTTCAGAGGAAGTTCTCATACGACCT gtCACAATGCATCAACCAGatgaaagaattaaaagaacaaTGTGAAGAAAGGATAGATGAGCTTACAAAAAAGAGTAGTGATGTACCacaaatcaaagaaaacaaagacttgACAGAAGATAGCCAG GTCGATACTCAACTGTCAGCATTGAAGCAAACGGGGTTCAAGCAGGCTGActtgaaacagcaaaaaagcagTGAAGATGTTCCTAAAGCTGTACCTACAGTAAGAAAGACAGACCTGATGCAGGCTCAAG aaagaacagACAGCTTAACCGACATCAGAAAACAGGAGCCTaagggagaagaggagcagCTTTCTAGTCAGTTGGAAAAACCTCAAGAGTCACTTAAGGCTACTGCAGGTCACAAGGAGATGCCGCCTGAGTCAGAGAAGAAGCCAAATCCACCCGAGGATGAGAAACATGTAGCTAGGCAAGACACATtagagccagcagcagagcaggctgccaGTAAGGAAATTGAGAGGGAAGAGCTCCTAAATTACGATGATAAGCAGGATGACTTGCCCCCTGGAAAGGCTG ACAAACAGGAACGTGAAGCAGCGAACCAGGACAAGGATGTTGATTACAACTTAGATGTGAATGAAGCTGAGTCAGAAACAGACAAGCAAGCAGCACTTGCAGGGATTGAAaatg TTCAAAACCCTGAAGATCTGAAGAACCACTTACCTGACCATGATGAAGGACAACAGAAGTTGTGA
- the GOLM1 gene encoding Golgi membrane protein 1 isoform X1, producing MAPEQDESEVAECVVVKMPFPSCKKCNLIIWVYIFAGVLPIYSFLEMVGLGNSCRGMKSPPLLMAALVACIIVLGFNYWIASSRSMDLQDRVMDLEGKVRRAAAERGAVEQKKNEFQGELEKQRQQIDKIQSLHSFQMENANRVHQEEKAVLMSNITVNDRLIQSLREHLKELQTEYGKLQLDVYWFQKNQTNLQRKFSYDLSQCINQMKELKEQCEERIDELTKKSSDVPQIKENKDLTEDSQVDTQLSALKQTGFKQADLKQQKSSEDVPKAVPTVRKTDLMQAQERTDSLTDIRKQEPKGEEEQLSSQLEKPQESLKATAGHKEMPPESEKKPNPPEDEKHVARQDTLEPAAEQAASKEIEREELLNYDDKQDDLPPGKADKQEREAANQDKDVDYNLDVNEAESETDKQAALAGIENVQNPEDLKNHLPDHDEGQQKL from the exons GTTTACATATTTGCTGGGGTTCTTCCAATTTATTCTTTCCTTGAAATGGTAGGACTAGGAAACAGCTGTCGCGGGATGAAGTCTCCACCACTCCTCATGGCTGCACTTGTGGCATGCATAATTGTTTTGGGTTTCAATTACTGGATTGCAAGTTCTCGAAGCATGGATCTGCAG GATCGAGTCATGGATCTGGAAGGCAAGGTCCGCAGGGCAGCAGCGGAGAGGGGTGCTGTGGAGCAAAAAAAGAATGAATTCCAAGGGGAGCTTGAGAAGCAGCGACAGCAGATCGACAAAATCCAGTCCTTGCACAGCTTTCAGATGGAAAATGCCAACAGAGTACACCAGGAAGAGAAG GCAGTGCTGATGAGTAACATCACAGTAAATGATCGATTGATTCAGAGTCTACGAG AACACTTGAAAGAGTTACAGACAGAATATGGAAAGCTACAGCTGGATGTTTACTGGTTTCAAAAGAACCAGACTAACCTTCAGAGGAAGTTCTCATACGACCT gtCACAATGCATCAACCAGatgaaagaattaaaagaacaaTGTGAAGAAAGGATAGATGAGCTTACAAAAAAGAGTAGTGATGTACCacaaatcaaagaaaacaaagacttgACAGAAGATAGCCAG GTCGATACTCAACTGTCAGCATTGAAGCAAACGGGGTTCAAGCAGGCTGActtgaaacagcaaaaaagcagTGAAGATGTTCCTAAAGCTGTACCTACAGTAAGAAAGACAGACCTGATGCAGGCTCAAG aaagaacagACAGCTTAACCGACATCAGAAAACAGGAGCCTaagggagaagaggagcagCTTTCTAGTCAGTTGGAAAAACCTCAAGAGTCACTTAAGGCTACTGCAGGTCACAAGGAGATGCCGCCTGAGTCAGAGAAGAAGCCAAATCCACCCGAGGATGAGAAACATGTAGCTAGGCAAGACACATtagagccagcagcagagcaggctgccaGTAAGGAAATTGAGAGGGAAGAGCTCCTAAATTACGATGATAAGCAGGATGACTTGCCCCCTGGAAAGGCTG ACAAACAGGAACGTGAAGCAGCGAACCAGGACAAGGATGTTGATTACAACTTAGATGTGAATGAAGCTGAGTCAGAAACAGACAAGCAAGCAGCACTTGCAGGGATTGAAaatg TTCAAAACCCTGAAGATCTGAAGAACCACTTACCTGACCATGATGAAGGACAACAGAAGTTGTGA